In the Puntigrus tetrazona isolate hp1 chromosome 19, ASM1883169v1, whole genome shotgun sequence genome, TTTTCAGAACACAGTTCTTGGACAAACTGTTGCACTAAATTGTGACCTTTTATgcaagaatgtattttttttttatttttttttatcaggaaATGTTCTGATGTGCATAAATACaacaatcatttttttgtagttgtgctatatttatttatttttttaatttggattCAAATTGGAAAGAAacaaatggtttaaaaatactGCTAAATCAAAAGTGTCATTTTATATGTCCTCTTTGTTTCCAAAGGATGTACTATACATCCAAAGCAACGAggcatatttactttttttttttttttattccatacacttataaaaaaaaaaacaggacgtATTGTGGCTTTTGTGCTTTTAACTCAAATGTAACTTTCAAAAGCATcatgatcaatttaatatttcCCATCCttctgttgctgtttttttttttttttttttttttttttccagagcatTGGATAAATTAAATGGCTTTCTTATGGAGAACTACGCACTAAAGGTTTCCTATATACCAGATGAGACCGCTGCAGCAGATGCCCCTGCCGTGGGTGGCAGGAGAGGTTTCAACCCACGCGGCCCACCTCGCCAAGGCTCTCCCAGTCTTGGCGCGAGACCTAAACTACAGTCAGACGTGCCTCTACGCATGTTGGTGCCCACCCAGTTTGTAGGAGCTATTATTGGCAAGGAAGGTGCTACCATCCGCAACATAACCAAGCAGACTCACTCAAAGTAAGAATACTCAGTGTACGTAGTTGTAAACAGTGCTGTTTCACACTGCGCGCACGAGcactgcatatttattttggcaCTCATATTAAGATCTTACAACATTCATGCTGAGCATTTATGGCTCTACAAGCAAAGTGTTAAGTACTAAATCTATTTTTGCCTGTTTATCAAGATCTTTTGTTGTTAATGAAGCAACCAAATATTTTGGCTAGTAGGTGAGCTAATCATTCTGCATAAAGTGGTCATCGGATGTCCATTTTGTACTTTGGTATTGTAGTGTAAAACACCCTTTTACCTCGTCAAAAACAGGTTCACAGCTGCCCATTTCAGtgcatgtccctttaaatgctaatgagtaCTGCTGACTCCGCCCCTCTTTTCAGTGGTGTGAAGAGCAATTTTTATGAAGCGGtttattttagctgcatttaGCCAAGGAACTTGCTAACTACCACACAATCTACCGAAATGCATTTGTTCAAATGAGAAGTAAAAGTGAAATTTGCATCCGATAACCCCTTTCAATAAAAAGATTTGTGTAAAGTTAAATCATGCCGTGACAGAGACCCGAATTTAATATGGTTGCTTGTGTAGGTAGATTGTCCAAATTTTCACTGATCAAGTTCGTACATTCTACATGTTAAGTATTTTTGCCTAGAAATCACTGTTACTGATTTACTGTTGTTTATTACGGTGTATGcatttaggaaaaaaacatgaatcacTTTCTAAATAAACgcttttaaaatgcaagtttgttttttaattcaaaaagtaAACCAATAAAATAGCTGCTTTATCTACGTCTGTTTACTTGctattaattagaaaaaaaaagaatacctTTCCAAATTGACACTAGAACACATTTTGTGTGCaccattttaaagtgaaaaacaaaatatgcaaatatactcTTTCCATCTCTTATGCtgataaatgctgcttttattttaacaatattgtgaaattatggtgttttttttgtgaaatttaaaatgctatgactgcaaaaaaatcttactggccTCAAATTCTTCTGAACTGTAGTGCATTTCACATGTACTGTCTTTTGTGTTAACTTAATGTCAAAGTGGAAAGTCTGTTTGCATCTGGGAAGGGAGTGTAGACTTGGTCAGACTGCTCTAACAAGTTGATTACATGCTATATTTGTGCACAGGATTGATATCCACCGTAAAGAGAATGCAGGGGCAGCAGAGAAGCCCATCACTGTTCACTCCACACCAGAGGGCTGCAGTTCTGCCTGTCGAAACATCATGGAGATCATGCAGAAAGAGGCAATCGACACCAAGATGTGCGTTGATACACAAGCACTCTGCATCATACGGTTTCTGTTGATCTGTGTTCATTAGTCGTACTGCACTGTTACGGAGTCATTTACGCTCCGTGTTGCACATTCAGTCACACTATATCCTCCTCTCTTCTCCCACATACACAGCACTGAAGAAATCCCTCTGAAGATTCTGGCTCATAATAACTTTGTCGGCCGCCTGATTGGAAAAGAAGGACGTAACTTGAAGAAAATCGAACAAGATACTGACACAAAGATCACAATCTCACCGTGAGTAGTTTTGTTATCTATACTTCATGAGGCCAGAAATACACTGTGCGttgggttttgttttcttgcataTCAGGTGCATTCTGTTGAATCTTGTTTAATTATCATACATGCTTCCCAAGATGTCACTTTCACTCACTTCAATCACTTTTTCCCACATTCCCCCAATCCCAGTCTGCAGGATCTGACATTGTATAACCCAGAGCGCACCATCACTGTCAAGGGTACATTAGAAGCTTGCGCAAAAGCGGAAGAAGAGATCATGAAGAAAATCCGTGAGTCCTACGAGAATGACGTAGCTGCCATGCATGTAAGCCTGCGATGACTTTCCATTTTCATGTGAAATTGCATACAGCGCAACaatttcatctaaaaaaaataaaaataaaaatctctgtCCTCTTCTTCCCCTAGCTACAATCTAACCTGATTCCAGGGCTCAATCTCAACGCTTTGGGTATTTTTCCTGGTGCAGCAAGTGGAGGGATGTCACCCTCTGTGGTATCAGGACCTCCAGCTGGGGCTCAAGCTGGCTATCAATCATTTGGGGTAACAAAATTGGataaaactgtgtttgtgtgagatgTTTGTGTTTGGTGTACACTTACATGGGTGAGGAGTGTATTCATGTATGTAATGGCAACATGTGAAGCGGGCgtctgtagtgtgtgtgtgggagtgtgcgtgttaatgtgtgtgtttctcccgTAGTGCAGCGTGTTTGGGGGTGAGGTGCCATTTTGGGCCTCTACACTCTCCTCCAGCAGCAGCACAGCCTTTTCTGTAAGTTTTCATTTGTTACCCACCATGCACTGCATGGCTTGGCTGCTCGCTACTGGATTGGCTGAAGGGACAAACGTCTGCTCCCAGATTACTCTCTGCCGGGGGGTTGTTGCTCAGCCTCCACAGCTAACTTGAGATGCTGAAATGCTGCGGGTCTGATGCTTAACACGTAACGTGTATGGACATGGAGACCTAaagtgctttgtgtgtgtgtgtgtgggtgatcGGTGGGAATGTATGTTGTCAAGTTTGCAGTAAGATGTTAAGGGCATGAATAACATGAGTTGGACTAACCCATCGATGAAAGGCCAAGGTGTGTCTTGTCTGTAGTGGCAAGTATGTGTTGTCTACCTAGAGACTTATGAGTTGTTCTACATTggtagaattatttaaaataaaacaaagacctTCAAATTTGTTTAAcagctattttatttaattttttaattttcagatacATCTTTTGTTAAACCTACACTGAATTGATATTCACACAAGTGGTGAATGGAATTAATTTAGCCATAAATTCATAGGACATTAATCCAGTTAAAGCAAACGTCTATTATTCTCcatctttttgtttaaaaaaaaaaaacacattttgtgtaaGTTGTAGAATTGATCAGATAACActtattgaaaaatgtattggaaaaaatagatttttttttttgtttgtttttaattcctCATTGACTTTATGGTCCTGCTAGGACgcattaatgtgcatttttaaaaatacaattactaaagtataatttttttggctttttaaaaaaaattattgtatataattgtaGAAGACTTAAATCTCTAAGTTTGCATAATGAGTACAATTTCTTTTTGTATGTGTACATTACCGATAAACTACAGAAGCAGTTACCTCTATTACATGTATTCTCGCTATAACTGGATGAGCAGATGTTCTGGTTGTTGAATAGGCAGTGTTTTTCTGGTTAACATCAGGAACGTGTGAGAATAAGCTGTTTTTGGAGcgtatttggaaaaaaaatcgtGTTTTTGGTTTGGGATGGGCGAGATATGAACCTGGCCGATACTTGCAAGCTGTGTGAATTCTTCATGTTGTAGACTCTGTTGATGGTGAATAAATGGcttgttaaatataaagaatagtTTAACTGTGAGTGAATGTTTTCCCAGGatgttgtttgtctgttttgttgtaTGTTCTCTGGATGTTCTCCATTTTAAAGCAGATTTATTTGGTGTTAAATGTGTGATCATAACTCATGAGTGTATTCGTGTCAGCAGCCACAGGTGGAGTCAGAAACCGTGCACCTCTTCATTCCTGCTCTGGCAGTTGGTGCTATTATCGGCAAGCAGGGCCAGCACATTAAACAGCTTAGCCGCTTTGCTGGAGCGTCAATCAAAGTGAGTGATGGCAAGCATGACCTTTTCATGACCCTGATAATGTTTGTTGAATGTAATGGTTATGATTTTGTTGAAGTTTAAGATCTGTCACTTTTGTCGGGATAGATTGCACCTGCTGATGGAATTGACACAAAGCAAAGAATGGTCATTATAACTGGACCACCAGAGGCACAGTTCAAGGtaaaaatgttgtgaaatagTATAAATACTTTTGATTTGTATATTCATTCATCGGTTctctgtggggtttttttttttcttaggctCAGGGACGTATCTTTGGGAAGTTAAAAGAGGAGAACTTCTTTGGACCGAAGGAAGAGGTTAAATTAGAGGCTCACATAAAAGTGCCATCATTCGCCGCTGGCAGAGTCATTGGCAAGGGAGGCAAAACGGTAAGTGGCCACTTTACGTGTATTGTTCAATTGTTAGCATTTGTTTGCTTTACAGATATATTCATCCTCAGCATTCATAGCTGCTCTGTTTCTCTTTAGGTGAATGAACTACAGAACTTGACCAGTGCAGAGGTGGTTGTCCCGCGGGACCAGACACCTGATGAAAATGACCAAGTAGTAGTAAAAATCACAGGACACTTCTATGCAAGCCAGGTGATTAGCTGCTACACACACCAGAGCTGCAGAAAAGGGCTAAATGTTGTCATTATCTGATGTTAATAGTTTCTCTGATCCCAGCTTAATGGCAAAAACAAGTAATCTGTGCTGTCAAGCCAAATCTTTGATATAAAgtacaaaatttttttttattgttccgTTATGTATTATggttaatgaaacattttttgcaatgctggatttaaatgtatttatgatcacactttttttttaaggtcattCTCGTCGTTAGATCATTCGACTTAATTTATTGCTTATTGTAATTAAGTTggtatttgttttgtgttggtAAGGATTACAGATGTAGAATCTGTGCTTTCAAAAGCCCTGATAAACAAGACAATATgttaataggcatgctaataagaaactagtcAATAGGGAAAATATGTCCCAATATTACAATGTTAACGTTTGTTTCTAATTGGCCATTGTTTTTGAGAATTCAAATTGTCTGTGATTGGCTACGTTGTTcaacaatgcaaaaaattacGCAAATGGTGTCTTTTAATGCCGTCCAGAGTGCAAAGATGCAGGCACTGAGCAGATTACCAGATCTTCAATTGAGGATGCTTTTACATTCACTTGAGTATTTGGCACCCTCTAGCGTCCGTCTAGAAACGGGGGCATGTTTAGAGTTTTGCGGGCTGCCTCAGTGTCGGGTGGGTCAGGACTTAAACTTGAGAGACCTGAAGCACAATGTCATGGGCTGCCTGTAAGGCCATTGCCGCTGACgtaataaaaaatttaagtgatataaaaatctaatttatcaTGGGAAACGCAGTACCCCACCCCCAAAACTTGtgtatttgaattaatttttttttttttttcttcatgtgcACCAGCTGGCCCAGAGAAAGATCCAGGAGATTATCTCTCAGGTGAGGCGGCAGCAGCAGCCCAAGGCCTCGGCCACAGGTCCACCAGTCGCCCGAAGGAAATAGAGCCACTTCGTCTTCTCGGAGACTGAAAGGACACAGGACGCGTCCATCTCAGGGGTCAGGGAATGTCCTTATAACCCCGCCCGCTTTTACACCCATTCCCCCTGAAGATTCGATGAGATTCAGTGTACACCTGCACTTCCCTGCACCAATATCTCCCCCTCCTTCAAACTAATCGTAAGAAAGTCAGCCACCCAGTCCTTGCCTTAATACGGTAACTGCACAGACCTTAATTGACAGACGttaaactttgtttttgttaggAGTTTATTGGGAAATGCAGCATTCGAGCATAAAAGGCTTGGGGTAAGGAATGGGTGACACAGGGTGGGGTTTAAGGTCTTTGGCTTGAGATGGAACGAGGATTTTCGATGGAAGTACGCTGTCCTGGGATCCATAGTGGCATTTTATAAATTCTGATGCATTTTATAGAtgaatagatatatatacatataaaattatgaaagatGGTGGAGCAACACTGCCACTTATGACTGAGGGAAGTGTTGATTGGTGTTGGCCAGGAAACCAagttaatatgcattttactgATCTACCTCAGGCTAGAGTacctcagaaaaaaagaaaatgatatatgaaaaaaatgttctgttctttttttttttattattattattttgctttgtgGTATTTTGTATACTTTATAAAGCTAATAGTtcttgaacatttttatttttttaagaaaatgtaaaatttagtCTGTGGTTAACAGGCGACGCTCGAATTCCGCCTTGCCTCTCGTGCCTCGCGCGCGCGCTGAATAACTAACTGTACATATACGCGTtcgcgcgcgtggcgcgggcgaAAAGAGCGGAGCTTGGGCCCCTGTGTTAGCTACAGAtaggagaaagaaaagaaaagcgcCTCAGTGTCGCTGAGGAGCCACCACCCTCTGAACACCGTCAAGGTAATGAGAAATAACGCCACCCGTACATACCGCAGCAATGCCGTGCTAATATGCTAATAACTGTCTCGGCGGTAGCAGACGTTTCACCCGCATTTCATTACACTTCAGTTAGGGTTGGATGCAAGCAATAGAGGTCAGGGATAAGCAAGGTCCTGCTGTAACCTCTTTGACACCCCCTCATCCTCAGCGCGAGTAGTTGTCtatctaattaaaataacgACCAGCCCGATTGaggttgttttttcttttcccgTGCTTATCGTTTTTTCCACCCCTCCCTTTCCGTTTCCAAATAACGCGCTCCGTTTGGTCTTGggaggggatttttttttttttttttcgcatcaAACTGGGCTTTACATGCCGaagattttcagtgtttaaCGTCAGTCAATGCATGTCAGGGGTTCGGGGAGTTACACCGTTATGATGCTTTTGCGTTGATAGCTATAGGTTACAGTAGTCAAGGGCGCGTGTCTAGGCTAACGAGCAGTAACGTAGAGATGCACGCGCGAACGGTTTCATTTATATCTTTCGTTTATCATTcaaagtggggaaaaaaagcaaaaaaatatatatataaagtgaaCTTCAGCAAAGAAAAAACGTTTAGTAAAGAAACTGAGAAACCAATATTCCTTTTGTTTTCATGCAGAATGTAAATATGATTTGATTGTGGTAAAAGAGTGCATCCATGCTTCCACACTAGTAAGGCCATTGTCTACCTCAGCTGAGGAAAGGGTGGGCACCGTCTCACCTGAGACCTCCAGCGCGCGCAGCGATACCTCAAGTCCCTCGCGAACACTTCCGCACTGGGTACGCGCGTGGCGCCGAGCGCTGACCAGAGGGGCACAAGTgatcgtttttgtttttctttccaccCTTCTCTTACACCGTTTTTGATCTACCTCTTATtagaaaagtatttaaattagAGGCATATTGCTATGTGTTAGAATCTATAGGGTCATGTTCCATCTGCCCCTTtcctcacagaaaaaaaaatatatcatttaaaaaggaaaaaaaaaaaacttaaaaaaaaatgtatggctAGACTTTAAAGATGAGTGAGAAAATGATTTCGTTTTTGCCTGCAATTTATTCTCTGCTAACTAATTTGAAACCTCACCTTATTGCTTTTTCTTCTGCTTCTTGGTTTGGTGGTGTGGCTTCCTTGTATTGGGCTTTATTTCTTGCATAAGTATTGTATTAAAAGTCAAAGTGTTTATTTGGGATCTGATTAATAATGGCTATAGAAAAGATTTTCAAGGGCCTGTTCATTTCTTGCTTACGAAATATGAACAAtgaagtctttattttttacttttcatgtcTTATGGATgctacagttttgttttgtttttctctgattttttttttaattttttctgacTGGGATCTGATCCAATTTCATTTCATGGCTGTGTTGTGTGGTGAGTCATGTTTCAGTGGGAATGTGATGTGGAAATCCAGGAGCTGAAATGGTTccgggggaaaaaaagtggTCCGATTTCAGCATGATAAGCAACATCCCCTCCGACCGTGCTTGTGTGCCCTCACACACCTCCACTTGTCAAATGCCTCTgatacaaagaaaataattaaaagtcaAGTTGGCTCCTAGCAATCATTGTTTGTGATTCCTTGGCTGGTTCTTTCTCTCCATATTTGTcagatgttttttgtgtgtgtgtatctgggAGCATTAATTTGTGAACTGGATGGTTGTTCCTTCTCTTCTATTCCCATATTCATTTCAGCTGTCATAGGACCTAtactatattaaaaatgctttactgccatcttaaaaaaaaaaagcttttcagaaGCGTGTGTGTGGCAGAGGTAGTATAGATAAGCAAACAGtggttttgaaactttattacaatgtgtgtgtgtatatagcgCTTACAGAAGAGAACAGGTTTTAAAATCGGATCATTTCtgaaagtgctgtcaaatgttaacttaaaaaatgtatgagcATACCTGCATGTATGTGAGATCAGTAACACAAACTTCCCATGTTTAATTCAtggtatatatattaaaaaaaaaaaaatgtaagtagagcgatttattaaaatgtagctTAATTACCACCAAACAGGTCtttctcaggaaaaaaaaaaagcgcaccAATTTCAGTCCTCGGACATTCAAATATCTCTTAACTGTGATCAAAATAAAGattaactttttataaaacatCGATCTTCTATCAACTTTCCTGTCTGCAAATTAAGAAACTTGTCAAATCAATTGAGACAAAGTGTTAGTTGAAAAATCCTGATCAAAAGTGGGTTATTCACCTttcaatcaaaatatatatttaatttttttttttttttaaagccaaacTATGATTTCTCATGCATTTGACTGACTGGTTGGTTAGTagtagttttagtcattttagatGGAAATCCCTGTAGATCTGGCATATctgatttcattcatttcaaatctTTCATTGCAAATCTTTAAAGCTTGAAAGTGATATAACTGAAATGCTATGAACACTTATTTTAGTCAAACATATGCCAGTGTAATCTAATCTTAAAGAACATCTATGACATCTCTTGTTGGTTTACGTAACCTATACAGccaaataatatcaaaatataccaaataatgtatcaaataaatggCAACTTTGCTTCATCTGGGATCAGTCTGTAGTGGCCTCTCTGTCAATAGACGGCTTCTCTCCTCATCGGCGGAGGACAGAGCTGCTCTTAGTTTGCCTAAACTCCAGCTGCCAGCATTTCTCTCAGCATCTTCCAACATGGAGCGTCTCACCGGACGATACACCTTGTATCgcctaaaagaaataataatgatcaaAACAAAGATTATGATGCATACTGTAATGGGTTCAAATTATTAGTTTGGTTTGTGGTACTCACTTGTAAACCATGACCGCCATGAATGCAAAGATGGAAATAAGCACAGCGCTGGAAGACAGAACCACCTCGGCTACATGGGAGGATTTAGGAGAGCCTgcgaaagagaaaaataataattcagacaGTTacattgaatattaatat is a window encoding:
- the igf2bp3 gene encoding insulin-like growth factor 2 mRNA-binding protein 3 isoform X2; the encoded protein is MNKLYIGNVSEQASALDLESIFEQWKIPFSAPFLVKSGYAFVDCPDEKVAMRAIDTLSGKVELHGKVLEVEHSVPKRQRSCKLQIRNIPPHMQWEVLDGLLAQYGTVESCEQVNTDTETAVVNVRYAAKDQAREALDKLNGFLMENYALKVSYIPDETAAADAPAVGGRRGFNPRGPPRQGSPSLGARPKLQSDVPLRMLVPTQFVGAIIGKEGATIRNITKQTHSKIDIHRKENAGAAEKPITVHSTPEGCSSACRNIMEIMQKEAIDTKITEEIPLKILAHNNFVGRLIGKEGRNLKKIEQDTDTKITISPLQDLTLYNPERTITVKGTLEACAKAEEEIMKKIRESYENDVAAMHLQSNLIPGLNLNALGIFPGAASGGMSPSVVSGPPAGAQAGYQSFGCSVFGGEVPFWASTLSSSSSTAFSPQVESETVHLFIPALAVGAIIGKQGQHIKQLSRFAGASIKIAPADGIDTKQRMVIITGPPEAQFKAQGRIFGKLKEENFFGPKEEVKLEAHIKVPSFAAGRVIGKGGKTVNELQNLTSAEVVVPRDQTPDENDQVVVKITGHFYASQLAQRKIQEIISQVRRQQQPKASATGPPVARRK
- the igf2bp3 gene encoding insulin-like growth factor 2 mRNA-binding protein 3 isoform X4 — encoded protein: MNKLYIGNVSEQASALDLESIFEQWKIPFSAPFLVKSGYAFVDCPDEKVAMRAIDTLSGKVELHGKVLEVEHSVPKRQRSCKLQIRNIPPHMQWEVLDGLLAQYGTVESCEQVNTDTETAVVNVRYAAKDQAREALDKLNGFLMENYALKVSYIPDETAAADAPAVGGRRGFNPRGPPRQGSPSLGARPKLQSDVPLRMLVPTQFVGAIIGKEGATIRNITKQTHSKIDIHRKENAGAAEKPITVHSTPEGCSSACRNIMEIMQKEAIDTKITEEIPLKILAHNNFVGRLIGKEGRNLKKIEQDTDTKITISPLQDLTLYNPERTITVKGTLEACAKAEEEIMKKIRESYENDVAAMHLQSNLIPGLNLNALGIFPGAASGGMSPSVVSGPPAGAQAGYQSFGPQVESETVHLFIPALAVGAIIGKQGQHIKQLSRFAGASIKIAPADGIDTKQRMVIITGPPEAQFKAQGRIFGKLKEENFFGPKEEVKLEAHIKVPSFAAGRVIGKGGKTVNELQNLTSAEVVVPRDQTPDENDQVVVKITGHFYASQLAQRKIQEIISQVRRQQQPKASATGPPVARRK
- the igf2bp3 gene encoding insulin-like growth factor 2 mRNA-binding protein 3 isoform X1 translates to MNKLYIGNVSEQASALDLESIFEQWKIPFSAPFLVKSGYAFVDCPDEKVAMRAIDTLSGKVELHGKVLEVEHSVPKRQRSCKLQIRNIPPHMQWEVLDGLLAQYGTVESCEQVNTDTETAVVNVRYAAKDQAREALDKLNGFLMENYALKVSYIPDETAAADAPAVGGRRGFNPRGPPRQGSPSLGARPKLQSDVPLRMLVPTQFVGAIIGKEGATIRNITKQTHSKIDIHRKENAGAAEKPITVHSTPEGCSSACRNIMEIMQKEAIDTKITEEIPLKILAHNNFVGRLIGKEGRNLKKIEQDTDTKITISPLQDLTLYNPERTITVKGTLEACAKAEEEIMKKIRESYENDVAAMHLQSNLIPGLNLNALGIFPGAASGGMSPSVVSGPPAGAQAGYQSFGCSVFGGEVPFWASTLSSSSSTAFSQPQVESETVHLFIPALAVGAIIGKQGQHIKQLSRFAGASIKIAPADGIDTKQRMVIITGPPEAQFKAQGRIFGKLKEENFFGPKEEVKLEAHIKVPSFAAGRVIGKGGKTVNELQNLTSAEVVVPRDQTPDENDQVVVKITGHFYASQLAQRKIQEIISQVRRQQQPKASATGPPVARRK
- the igf2bp3 gene encoding insulin-like growth factor 2 mRNA-binding protein 3 isoform X3, with translation MNKLYIGNVSEQASALDLESIFEQWKIPFSAPFLVKSGYAFVDCPDEKVAMRAIDTLSGKVELHGKVLEVEHSVPKRQRSCKLQIRNIPPHMQWEVLDGLLAQYGTVESCEQVNTDTETAVVNVRYAAKDQAREALDKLNGFLMENYALKVSYIPDETAAADAPAVGGRRGFNPRGPPRQGSPSLGARPKLQSDVPLRMLVPTQFVGAIIGKEGATIRNITKQTHSKIDIHRKENAGAAEKPITVHSTPEGCSSACRNIMEIMQKEAIDTKITEEIPLKILAHNNFVGRLIGKEGRNLKKIEQDTDTKITISPLQDLTLYNPERTITVKGTLEACAKAEEEIMKKIRESYENDVAAMHLQSNLIPGLNLNALGIFPGAASGGMSPSVVSGPPAGAQAGYQSFGQPQVESETVHLFIPALAVGAIIGKQGQHIKQLSRFAGASIKIAPADGIDTKQRMVIITGPPEAQFKAQGRIFGKLKEENFFGPKEEVKLEAHIKVPSFAAGRVIGKGGKTVNELQNLTSAEVVVPRDQTPDENDQVVVKITGHFYASQLAQRKIQEIISQVRRQQQPKASATGPPVARRK